The nucleotide window CGGAGCTGCAAGCCCTGCGCGCATGGCGCGAACCCATCTCCGGCCCCGCGCGCTTCCACGTGGAGCCGACAGACATCTTCGTCGCCACCTATCCCAAGTGCGGAACCACCTGGACGCAGCAGATCGTCCACGGACTGCGCACGCGCGGCGACATGGGCTTCGAGGAGATCTCCCTCGTCGTCCCGTGGCTGGAGAGCCCACCCCTCCCAGGCGTCGACCTCGCGGGACCCCAGGTCGCCAGGCCCCGCGCGTTCAAGACCCACCTGCATTGGGAGCGGGTGCCGAAGGGCGGGCGCTACATCCACGTGATGCGAGACCCGGCGGACACGCTCACGTCCTTCTATCACTACGTGAATGGCTGGATGTTCGAGCCCGACTCCGTCAGCGTGGAGGAGTTCTGCTTCGGCATCTTCCTGAAGGACGCGCGCTTCGGCTGCTACTGGGAACACCTGCGCGCCTGGTGGAGCGTGCGTGAGCGCGACGACGTGCTGCTGCTCGCCTACGAGGACATGAAGGAGGACCTGGAGTCAGCGGTCCGAAGCATCGGCGCCTTCATGGGCATCCCCCTGGACGACGAGCTCGTCGCGCTCGTGACGAAGCAGTCCACCTTCGAGTTCATGCACGCGCACGAGTCCCAGTTCGACGACCACCCGACGACCGAGGCCGTCAATCGACTCATCGCGCTCCCACCCGAGGTCCAGACCACCAAGGTCCGGGCGGGCCGCGTGGGAGACTCCTCGGAGCTGTCCGCGTCGGTGCACGACGTGCTCGCCGCGACCTGGCGCGCGGACATCGAGGTGCCACTCGGCATCCCCTCCTATGCACACCTGCGCTCTCAAGCCCGGACGATTCGCTCGTAGCCCAGCGCCTCCAGCACGTCCTCGTGGCCCGCGAGCGCCGTGTTGATTTCATCCAGGTCCGCGGCGCTCATGCGCCCGAGCGAGTCCCCGTTGAAGTCCCGGATGGTGCTGTGCTCGCCCATGATGTCGAACGCGCGGCCGACATCCAGCCGCCCCAGCTCCGGGATGTACTCGAGGATTCGCGCGGCGATGCGCTCCGGCGACTGACAGAGGTCTTCATAACGAAAGAAGAGCGAGCCTCGCAGCACGGCCCGGTTGCGCAGCTGCAGACGACTGGAGCGCACCCAATGCGCCGTCGCGACGGACAGCGGATAGCCGCGCTTGCGCCGCACGCCCTCGGCGAAGGCATAGGGACTGCGCACCGAGACGATGAACCGCGCGGGCGCGAACTGCTCCTGCAACAGCGGCGCGGCCATCACCATGGGCGGGCTCTTCTCCACGAGCACCGCCTTGCCCAAATCCCACGCGCGATGCCAGACGGCCTTGATGCGCTCCCAGTGGTAGCGCTGGGGGTCCGCGAACTTCGCCTCGTTCGTCGTCCAGTTGCGAAGCTCGTCCGACCCGGTGTCGGGGATGGGCATCGCCTCCGGGTCATCCCGGTGCACCAGCCACTGTCCCTCGTGGTTCATCGAGTCGAACACGGACACCTGGTCCGACGTGGCCAACAGCCGCACCAGCAACGTGCTGCCGCTGTTGTTCGGACAGATGACGAATGTGTACAGCGGCGACCTGCGCACCACCTGCTCCACGAATCACCCCCGGGACCTGCGGACAGGCGTCTCACGAATCGCGCACCCACGTCATGACGAGACGCGGCGAGCCCTCGCGAATCCCCGCTCTCGCGCCGCCAGTCGCGTGACACCCCAGAACACCAGCGCCACGGCGGCGATGGCCGCCCCTTGCGCGCACACGCCCACCCAACCCGCGTGCGCGAACACCACCGTGGACGCGAGCGAGCCCGCGCCACTCCCGATGGAATAGAAGACCATGTAGCCCGCCACCAACCGGCTGCGCGCCTCCGGACGGACCGCGTACAGCTCGCTCTGGTTGGTCACGTGCAACGCCTGGATGGCCAGGTCCAGGCCGATGATTCCCAACCCCAGCGCCCACAACGACTGGTGCGTCTGCGTCAACACCACGGGAACCCACGACACCAGCAGCAGCACCAGCGCGAACCACGTCGTCCGATTCCCGAAGCCCCGGTCCGCCAGTCGCCCCGCCCTCGACGCACCCAGCGCGCCCGCCACCCCCGCGAGGCCGAACAGGCCCACCTGCGTGTGCGAGAGCGAGAACGGAGGCGCCGCCAGCAGCAGCACCATCGGCGTCCACAAGGTGCTGAACGTGGCGAAGCCCAACAGCGCGAGCACCGCGCGGACGCGCAACACGGGCTCCTCCACGAACAGCGTGAGCACCGAGCGCAACAGCTCCGGATAGGACAGCCGCGTGCGCGCGCGCTCCCGAGGCAGCACCCGCAGCAGCGCCAGCGCCACGAGCAACGTCGCGCCCGCCGACACGAGATAGACGGAGCGCCACCCGGCGACGTCCGACAGGAAGCCCGCCACGGTGCGAGCCATCAGGATGCCTATCACCACCCCGCTCGTCACCAACCCCACCACGCGGCCCCGCTCGGCCGGCGACGCCAGCGACGCGGAGAACGCCACCAACACCTGCGTGACGACCGCGAGCAACCCCACCACCGCCAGCGCGCCGAGCAACACCGCACCCGTGGGCGCAAGCCCCACCAACACCAACGCCGCCACCGACAGCAGCATCTGCAGCGCGACCAGCCGACGCCGCTCCACCAGATCGCCCAGCGGCACCAGGAACAACAACCCCACCCCGTACCCCACCTGCGTGACGGTGACGACCACGCCCACCGTCGCCGGCGCCAACCCCAGCTCCCGCGCCATCGCATCCAACAGCGGCTGCGCGTAGTACACGTTGGCGACGGCCAGCCCGCAGGCCACCGCGAACAACCACGTCACCGCGCCCGACAGCCCGGGCACGCCCCTGCCCGCGGGCGCCCCCTCCTCCACTCCACCGTCGGAGACCCGCACCCCGGACTCGCGCCGCATCCCTCACCTGCCCGCATCTGGTTTCAAAATGAAACCAGCGGGGAGTTAACGGCCTGGAGGGGATGTGGCAACCTTCGTTTCCGAATGGCGCAGCGAAAGCCCCCCAGCCAGGCCGAGTGCCCCGTCGAGCGGACCGTGGACATCCTCGGCGACGAGTGGTCCCTGCTCATCCTCCGGGACGTGTTCGACGGCCTGCGCCGCTTCGGAGAGCTCCACAAGAACCTGGGCGTGGCGCGCAACATCCTCTCCGGTCGCCTGCGCAACCTCGTCGCGCACGGCATCCTGGAGACGGTGGCCGCGTCCGACGGGAGCGCCTTCCACGAGTACGCGCTGACGCCCAAGGGCAAGGACCTGTTCCAGGTCATCGTGGCTTTGAGGCAGTGGGGCGAGCACCACTGCTTCCAACCCGACGAGCCCCGCTCCCGGCTGGTCGACGCGGAGCACGGCAGGCCCGTGCGCCCCCTGGAGCTGCGCGCCGAGGACGGCCGTGCCCTGGCGTGCTCGGACGCCGTCGTGAAGAAGGTGTCCGAGCAGAAGCCGCGCAGGAAGCGCTGAGCGCTACTGCGCGGACAGCACCTCGATGGTCGGCTCCATCACCACCTCGGCGGTGATGCTCTGGCCGATGAAGCAGTACTTGTGCGCCTTCACGAACATCTCGCGCACCTTCTCCACGTCCGTGCCCGGCGCCACGCGGATGAGCGGCGCCAGGCGGACCTTGTTCACCCGCTTCACCTTCTCCACCGTGTCGAGGAACACCGTCACCTGGTCCTCGTACGAGCGCACGTCCAGCCGCAGCTTCTTCGCCAGCGCCAGGAACGTGAGCAGGTGGCACTGCGCCACCGAGGCCCCGAGCAGGTCCTCCGGATTCCAGCGCGAGTCCTCACCGCCATACCCCGTCCCCGCGCTCACCAGGATGTCCGGCTTGCCATCCGTGCCGGCCACCGCGTTGCGGCTGTACTCGCTCGCGGTGGAGCCCTTCCACGTGAGCCTCAGCGGAAATCCTTCCACGTCCTGCCTCCTTGCGTTTCGTGTGTCCTCGGGCCCGAGCATAGGAGCCCCCGCGTCGTTCCGGCTCGACTGTCGCACCAGCTCACTCCATCGAGGGAGCCTGGCCCCCACGCGCAGTCGGTCAGCCGCCGCGCAGGTCCGCGCCCTTCGGCACGGGCAGCTTCTCCCCGCGCGCAATCGCCGAGACGATGCGCGCGAGCTTCTCCACGCCGTCCGACAACGCCGCGGGCCCCGGCTGCAGGATGAGGCTGCTCTTCACCTCGTAGAGCTGGTCGTCCACCACCGCCGTCACCTTCTCCCAGCCCGGACGCGCGGCAATCTTGTCCCGCTTCGCCTTGCGGCCACACCAGCTGGCGATGACGCCCTCGGGGTTCCTGCGCGCCACCTCCTCGGGCTCGAAGATGCGCCCCTTGGCGCCCTGCGACGCGCGCGACTCGCGGCACACGTCCACCCCGCCCACCAGCTCCACCAGCTCCGAGCACCAGCGGATGCCGGAGATGAGCGGCTCGTGCCACTCCTCGAAGAAGATGCGCGGCCGGCGCGGCAAGGACTCCGCCGCGTCCGCGTGGCGCGTGAGGTTCGCCGTCAGCTCCTCCGCCAGCTTCTCCGCCGCCTCCGCCCGCCCCACCAGCGCGCCCGTCAGCCGCACCGACTGGAGGATCTCCGCCACCGAGCGCTGGTTGAACAGGTACACGGGCACGCCCCGCTTGCACAGCTCGCGGCCCAGGTCCGCCTGCAGGTCGGAGAAGCCCAGCACCAGGTCCGGTTTGAGCTCCAAGATGCGCTCGAAGTTGGCGTCCAGGAACGACGACACCCGGGGCTTCTTGCGCGCCTCCGGCGGCCGCACCGTGAAGCCAGACACCCCCACCACCAGCTCCCCCGCGCCGATGCGGTAGAGCACCTCCGTCGTCTCCTCCGTCATGCACACCACCCGCCGCGGGTAGGCGGGCGCGCTGGAAAGCAACTCGGTCAGGTGGACGCTCATCCCGTCAGCCTAACCGCGCGCACCCTCTTCGCGGAGCCTTCGTGAAATCCCGAAAACCATGTTCCACACTCCGAGTCCCTCACGCTCGCGCCCCTCAGTCCGCGTCCGCCGGATGATCCACCGGCCGCGTGTCCGGTGCCGGACGTTGCGGCGCCCAGGCCGGTTTCTCGGCCGTTGATGCACTGCGCCAACCTGGCAGGTCGCTTGGGCAGTGGACGATTGCGGTGTTAGCATCCACACGCATGTTCGACCGGAGCGTCGTGTGCCTTCCCGGTCGGTGGGGGCAGACATGATTGAAAACAACGCCCCGACGAATGGCGCGCCGCCAGACATGGTGGATCCGCTGCTGGGGCGCGTCCTCAACGAGCGCTTCCGCATCCTGGAGACCCTGGGCGCCGGAGGCATGGGCCGCGTCTACAAGGCGATGCAGGCGCCGCTGGACCGGCTGGTCGCGCTGAAGGTCCTGAACCCCCACTACAACGACGAGGGCAAGGACCCGGGCTTCCAGAAGCGCTTCTTCCTGGAGGCCAGCGTCACCGCGAAGCTGCGCCACCCCAACACCGTCACCGTCATCGACTACGGCAAGACGGACGACGGCATCTACTACATCGCGATGGAGTACCTGGACGGGCTCACGCTCGGTCAGCTGCTCACGCAGGTGGGCCCGCTGCCGTGGGCGCGCGCGCTCAACATCACGCAGCAGATCGCCCGCTCGCTGCGCGAGGCGCACAAGGTCGGCCTCATCCACCGCGACCTGAAGCCCGCCAACGTGATGGTCCTCAACCAGGAGACGGACCACGACATCGTCAAGGTGCTCGACTTCGGCCTGGTGAAGTCCTTCATCGGCGACACGGACGTGCCGCAGGACACGTCGCTCACCCAGGCGGGCATCATCCTGGGCTCGCCGCAGTACATGGCGCCGGAGCAGGCGCGCAACGTCGCCGACCCGCGCAGCGACGTGTACAGCATGGGCGTGGTGCTCTATCAGATGCTGATGGGCCAGCCGCCCTTCCTGGCCGCGCAGAGCATCGACGTCATCGTCAAGCACATCAACGAGCCCCCTCCCGCCTTCGGCGCCGTCTGGCCCAGCCATGGCGTGCCCGCGGAGGTGGAGGCGCTCGTCATGAAGTGCCTCGCCAAGATTCCCTCCGAGCGCTACCAGTCCATGGACGAGGTGCTGGAGGCCATGCGCCGGCTCTCGCACGTGGTGGGCGTCAGCGGCGTCTTCAGCGGCCCGCGCCTGACGGGCACCGGCAGCGGTCCTCGCAGCGGCCCCATCAGCGGGCCGGTGAGCGCCGCCGGCTCCGGCCCCAGCACCATGGCGCTGGACATCGCCGTGGAGGAGCCGGCCGCGAAGTCCGGCAAGGGCCTGCTCTTGCCCATGGCCATCCTGGGCGGCGCCATCGTGATTGGCGGCGGACTGTTCGCGGTGGCGATGATGATGCGCGAGCCCAAGCTCAAGCCGCTGCCTCCCTCGTCCGTCCCTCCCGCCGTCACCGCGCGCCAGGCGCCCCCGGCCCAGCCCGCGAAGACGGCCCCGGACACCGCGGCCATCGCCGTGGACGACGAGCTGGCGCTGGCGCCGCTGGTGCCCGGCAACGCGCCCTCGGTGGTCTTCATCATCGAGAGCGACCCCATGGGCGCCCGCGTGCGCGCGGGGACCAAGGACCTGGGTGTCACCCCCGTGAAGTACAAGGTCCGGCAGGACGGTGAAGGCAAGGCGAACGCGGAGCTGACCTTCACGCTGGAGGGCTACCAACCCCTCACGGTGAAGGCCGAGGGCACCGGCACCGAACAGACCATCCGCCACAGGCTCTTCAAGAAGAAGCCGAATCCGCCGGCCCGCCCCCAACGGCCCGCTGAGTCGCGCGAGAATTTCAAGGAAAACCCCTACTAGTGAAACACTTCAAATCCCTTCGTCGAGTGGGCCTCGTGGCGCTGTGTCTTTGCGCGTCGCAGGCCCTGGCGGACGCACGTCTGGAAGCCCGTCGCCACTTCCGCAACGGCATGAGCCTCATCGCCCGGAAGGAGTACGACCAGGGCATCGCCGAGCTGGAGCAGGCGTACGCCATCAAGCCGCACCCCAACGTCCTCTTCAACATCGCGCGCGCGTACCAGGACGCGGGCCGCTCGGCGGAGGCGCTGGAGACCTACCGGCGCTACCTGGCGAGCAACCCGCCCGACGCGTCCACGGTGGAGACCACCATCGCGGCGCTGGAGGCGAAGCAGCGCGAGGCGGAGGCCGCCGCCGGCGCGACGGACAACTCCGCGCTGCCCATGCCGCCGCCCCCCGCGAGCGTCCAGTCCCAGCAGCAGCTGGCGGGCCTGCTGGAGCGGCTGGAGAAGGCCATCGAGCGCGCGGAGACCATGCCCTCCGGCCCCGCGACGAGCGCGCCCTCCACGTACGTGCCCTCCGTGCTGCCCGGCGTCTCCGAGGCGGTCACGGGTGACGACGGCGCGGTGCCCTACGAGGAGCGCGTGGTGACGGCCAGCCGCCGCGCCCAGTCCTCGCTGGAGGCGCCCAACGCCACCACCGTCATCACCGCGGAGGACATCCGCCTGTCGGGCGCCACCAGCCTGCCGGAGCTCATGCGGCGCGTGCCGGGCGCGGACGTGATGTCACTGGGCATCGGCAGCGCCAACGTGTCCATGCGCGGCTTCAACCAGCGCATCGCCAACAAGGTGCTCGTGCTCGTCGACGGCCGCACCGAGTACCAGGACTTCCTCGGCCTGACGCTCTGGTCGTCCATCCCCATCGGCCTGGATGAAATCGAGCGCATCGAGGTCATCCGCGGCCCGGGCAGCGCGCTCTACGGCGCCAACGCCATGTTGGGCGTCATCAACATCATCACCCAGGCTCCCGGCTCCGGCCCCCGCGCGCGCTTCACCGTGACGGGCGGCACCGGCCACAGCGTGGCGGGCTCGTTCCTGAGCCACGGCAGCTCCGGGGCGCTGCGCTACCGCGCGTCGGTGGCGTACTCGCAGGCGGACAAGTGGAGCCGCGACTACGCCAGCGACAGGCCGGACATCGTGCTGCGGGACCCGGACCCGGACATCGGCATGCGCGGGGCCCGGGCCACGCTGTCCACGGTGTACAGCTTCGCGGAGGGCCGCACGGTGGGCCTGTCCGGCGGCGTGCACCGCTACGCGACGGAAATCTATCCGCTGGGCCTCTTGCGCAACTACTTCATGGACGGCCTCAACGCGTACGCCAAGGGCGACGTGGAGCTGGGGCCGCTGAAGCTCAAGACGTTCTGGAACCACATCTCCGGCAGCGCCGGTCCCCAGTACGAGCCCATCGGTCAGCGCTCGCTGGGCACGGAGGTCAGCTCCAACCTGTTCAACGCGGAGCTGCTCTTCGCGCGCGCCTTCCACCTGGGCGGCGAGCACCAGCTCAACGTCGGCGTGGAGGGCCGCCTCAAGCGCGTGGGCTGGGACTACCTGGGCCCCTTGCGAGAAGAGGTCCACGCCGCCGCCTTCGTGCAGGACGAGTGGAGGCTCGCGGATCCGCTGCGCCTCATCGCCAGCTACCGCGTGGACCGGCACCCGCTGCTGGATGGCGGTTCGCCGGGCCTGGCGCACTCGCCGCGCGTGTCCGCGTTGTTCATGCCCGTGGAGGGCCACGCGTTCCGCATCAGCGCGGCGTCCGCCTTCCGCGAGCCCACGTTCCTGGAGAGCTACACGCGGCTGCTCGTCCCGGTGCAGGGCGTCAACGGCGCCAGCGCGCTGACGACGGGCAACACGGCCCTGCGCCCCGAGCGCCTCACCGCCTTCGAGCTGGGCTGGCGCGGCGAGTCCGCGGAGCTGGGCATGGACTGGGACGTGGCCCTGTACCAGAACCGGGTGAAGGACCTCATCGGCCTGTCCAACTTCGAGCGGCTGCCGGTGGGCGAGTCCTACGACGCGGCCACGGGCAACTACCTCATCGGCCGCTCGCGCTTCGTCAACGAGGACTCCATCTACACCGCGCGCGGCGCGGAAGCCGGCCTCACGCTGGCCGTCATCGATGGCCTGGGCCTCAAGGCGAGCGCCGCGTTCCAGACGGTCTCCTCGGACCTGGAGGACAAGGCGGAGTGCGGCCCGTGCAGCCAGGTGCCGCAGCTCAAGCTGTACGGCGGCGTCACCTACCGCACCAAGGCGGACCTCGAGTTCGGCGTGGACCTGGCCTACACCTCGTCCACGACCTGGATTGAGCGCGAGCCCGCGGCGGCGGACCCGACCCGCATCGAGCTGGCCGCGAACCCGCTGGGCGCCCACACCATCATCAACGCGCGCGTGGGCTACACGGCGGTGAAGAACCTGGTGGACGTGGCGCTCATCGGCAGCCAGCTCGGCGCCGCGCACTCCCAACACCCCTTTGGCAACCGCATCGAGCGGCGCGTCTACGCGACGCTGACGGTGACTCCATGAGCCGCACCTCCTCGTTCAAGCACTCCGCGCTCGTCGCGCTCGCCTCCTCCCTGCTCGTGATGGGCTGTGAGTCCCCGTCCGTGGTCCCCACGGCGGACGGCCAGCAGGCCCTGCATACCGCCCGCATCGAGGGCAGCCTCGTCGTGCAGTCGGGCCTGAGGGGCAACGCGGTGGTGTTCCTCTACGACGTGGACAAGCGCCCGCTGCCGCCGCCCCAGGGC belongs to Myxococcus fulvus and includes:
- a CDS encoding sulfotransferase domain-containing protein — protein: MTASDTAHRQPSSRLPKSLPELQALRAWREPISGPARFHVEPTDIFVATYPKCGTTWTQQIVHGLRTRGDMGFEEISLVVPWLESPPLPGVDLAGPQVARPRAFKTHLHWERVPKGGRYIHVMRDPADTLTSFYHYVNGWMFEPDSVSVEEFCFGIFLKDARFGCYWEHLRAWWSVRERDDVLLLAYEDMKEDLESAVRSIGAFMGIPLDDELVALVTKQSTFEFMHAHESQFDDHPTTEAVNRLIALPPEVQTTKVRAGRVGDSSELSASVHDVLAATWRADIEVPLGIPSYAHLRSQARTIRS
- a CDS encoding TonB-dependent receptor domain-containing protein; the protein is MCLCASQALADARLEARRHFRNGMSLIARKEYDQGIAELEQAYAIKPHPNVLFNIARAYQDAGRSAEALETYRRYLASNPPDASTVETTIAALEAKQREAEAAAGATDNSALPMPPPPASVQSQQQLAGLLERLEKAIERAETMPSGPATSAPSTYVPSVLPGVSEAVTGDDGAVPYEERVVTASRRAQSSLEAPNATTVITAEDIRLSGATSLPELMRRVPGADVMSLGIGSANVSMRGFNQRIANKVLVLVDGRTEYQDFLGLTLWSSIPIGLDEIERIEVIRGPGSALYGANAMLGVINIITQAPGSGPRARFTVTGGTGHSVAGSFLSHGSSGALRYRASVAYSQADKWSRDYASDRPDIVLRDPDPDIGMRGARATLSTVYSFAEGRTVGLSGGVHRYATEIYPLGLLRNYFMDGLNAYAKGDVELGPLKLKTFWNHISGSAGPQYEPIGQRSLGTEVSSNLFNAELLFARAFHLGGEHQLNVGVEGRLKRVGWDYLGPLREEVHAAAFVQDEWRLADPLRLIASYRVDRHPLLDGGSPGLAHSPRVSALFMPVEGHAFRISAASAFREPTFLESYTRLLVPVQGVNGASALTTGNTALRPERLTAFELGWRGESAELGMDWDVALYQNRVKDLIGLSNFERLPVGESYDAATGNYLIGRSRFVNEDSIYTARGAEAGLTLAVIDGLGLKASAAFQTVSSDLEDKAECGPCSQVPQLKLYGGVTYRTKADLEFGVDLAYTSSTTWIEREPAAADPTRIELAANPLGAHTIINARVGYTAVKNLVDVALIGSQLGAAHSQHPFGNRIERRVYATLTVTP
- a CDS encoding serine/threonine protein kinase; protein product: MIENNAPTNGAPPDMVDPLLGRVLNERFRILETLGAGGMGRVYKAMQAPLDRLVALKVLNPHYNDEGKDPGFQKRFFLEASVTAKLRHPNTVTVIDYGKTDDGIYYIAMEYLDGLTLGQLLTQVGPLPWARALNITQQIARSLREAHKVGLIHRDLKPANVMVLNQETDHDIVKVLDFGLVKSFIGDTDVPQDTSLTQAGIILGSPQYMAPEQARNVADPRSDVYSMGVVLYQMLMGQPPFLAAQSIDVIVKHINEPPPAFGAVWPSHGVPAEVEALVMKCLAKIPSERYQSMDEVLEAMRRLSHVVGVSGVFSGPRLTGTGSGPRSGPISGPVSAAGSGPSTMALDIAVEEPAAKSGKGLLLPMAILGGAIVIGGGLFAVAMMMREPKLKPLPPSSVPPAVTARQAPPAQPAKTAPDTAAIAVDDELALAPLVPGNAPSVVFIIESDPMGARVRAGTKDLGVTPVKYKVRQDGEGKANAELTFTLEGYQPLTVKAEGTGTEQTIRHRLFKKKPNPPARPQRPAESRENFKENPY
- a CDS encoding MFS transporter, which encodes MRRESGVRVSDGGVEEGAPAGRGVPGLSGAVTWLFAVACGLAVANVYYAQPLLDAMARELGLAPATVGVVVTVTQVGYGVGLLFLVPLGDLVERRRLVALQMLLSVAALVLVGLAPTGAVLLGALAVVGLLAVVTQVLVAFSASLASPAERGRVVGLVTSGVVIGILMARTVAGFLSDVAGWRSVYLVSAGATLLVALALLRVLPRERARTRLSYPELLRSVLTLFVEEPVLRVRAVLALLGFATFSTLWTPMVLLLAAPPFSLSHTQVGLFGLAGVAGALGASRAGRLADRGFGNRTTWFALVLLLVSWVPVVLTQTHQSLWALGLGIIGLDLAIQALHVTNQSELYAVRPEARSRLVAGYMVFYSIGSGAGSLASTVVFAHAGWVGVCAQGAAIAAVALVFWGVTRLAARERGFARARRVSS
- a CDS encoding sulfotransferase — encoded protein: MRRSPLYTFVICPNNSGSTLLVRLLATSDQVSVFDSMNHEGQWLVHRDDPEAMPIPDTGSDELRNWTTNEAKFADPQRYHWERIKAVWHRAWDLGKAVLVEKSPPMVMAAPLLQEQFAPARFIVSVRSPYAFAEGVRRKRGYPLSVATAHWVRSSRLQLRNRAVLRGSLFFRYEDLCQSPERIAARILEYIPELGRLDVGRAFDIMGEHSTIRDFNGDSLGRMSAADLDEINTALAGHEDVLEALGYERIVRA
- a CDS encoding winged helix-turn-helix transcriptional regulator, encoding MAQRKPPSQAECPVERTVDILGDEWSLLILRDVFDGLRRFGELHKNLGVARNILSGRLRNLVAHGILETVAASDGSAFHEYALTPKGKDLFQVIVALRQWGEHHCFQPDEPRSRLVDAEHGRPVRPLELRAEDGRALACSDAVVKKVSEQKPRRKR
- a CDS encoding ABC transporter substrate-binding protein — its product is MSVHLTELLSSAPAYPRRVVCMTEETTEVLYRIGAGELVVGVSGFTVRPPEARKKPRVSSFLDANFERILELKPDLVLGFSDLQADLGRELCKRGVPVYLFNQRSVAEILQSVRLTGALVGRAEAAEKLAEELTANLTRHADAAESLPRRPRIFFEEWHEPLISGIRWCSELVELVGGVDVCRESRASQGAKGRIFEPEEVARRNPEGVIASWCGRKAKRDKIAARPGWEKVTAVVDDQLYEVKSSLILQPGPAALSDGVEKLARIVSAIARGEKLPVPKGADLRGG
- a CDS encoding OsmC family protein, whose amino-acid sequence is MEGFPLRLTWKGSTASEYSRNAVAGTDGKPDILVSAGTGYGGEDSRWNPEDLLGASVAQCHLLTFLALAKKLRLDVRSYEDQVTVFLDTVEKVKRVNKVRLAPLIRVAPGTDVEKVREMFVKAHKYCFIGQSITAEVVMEPTIEVLSAQ